A region of the Phaseolus vulgaris cultivar G19833 chromosome 11, P. vulgaris v2.0, whole genome shotgun sequence genome:
ACCTTTCCCTTAAAATGTTTTGCAGATTCTTTAAATACTGGAAGAAACTTCTCTGTATCATTTGAAGTCGCAAACAGCAACaactaaaaatgaaatttttaacACACAAGATTAGATGTCAGTCACTGTTCCTTTTTCAAGGACTAATTGATGCTAcattggaaataaaaaaatgataataatacaAGCAATTACCTGTTTCTTGATTTCACTTTCAAAGATTACCGGGGCACTTTCTCTAGTAAACGTTGTAACCAAAGGAAGCTTGTTGGAAGATACAAATTCAGCTATTTCAGATTTTACAAATTTTCCATCTGCAGAGACAGTGAAATATATAAGTttctgacaaaaaaaaaacaaaacagaaatgtcactttttttttcaaagggAAGGGAGGGAGAAGAACAAGGAACAAACCAAAATGGTTCAGTTTCTCCTCCTCTTTTTTTAGCAAGATCAGAGCAGGGCGTTTAACACTTGCATCAATATGGAAAAGCTTTGCCACATCAGGTACCACAGTTTGATAGAAATTGACACCATCCTCGAGCTTTGATGCTGCAGCTAGCTCATCACTCTCGGCACCCTGCACATTATAACAGGATAAGCAAAGATCAAGCCTAACAATCAACAGTATGATAGATTGAATTAGCAAAGGTAAGATCGACCAAATCTAAACCAGAAAACCAACAATGACAAATGGCCCTTTTATTACACGTATTTATTTGGAAATGAAGCAGTGTATCACTGTATCTTACTCTTAGACAAAACTTACCTCAGTATGAGCATAATGAACGTAAGAGAACACAGTATATGCACCTGATTTTACATTGTCATCTAGTTACAAACTACCATATATGATAAGTTTGTTAACTTTAACACTAATTCCCTTAAAAGTCATATCTATCATGATTTCTGGTTGGTTCCTAGTAATAAAAGCCTTTTACACTATAAACATAAACTAATTAAACAGTGTTGAAATACAAACTTAAATTATCGAATAATTCGACTAACAAGTTGCGTTTGAAAACTTACAACCAAAGAGTTCAGGAAGCCCAAAACAACTTTACTTTCGGCGGTCAATATGCCTTCAGCTTCATCCACGGTGGTTATGTTGGACACACCAGGTCCTATCTTCTTCTTAATCCATGTCACTATACCATCTCTGCATTGCAATGCAGCAAAGAAGTCAAACAGTCAATTCCaattgaaaattcaaaaacaatgccACGCCAATTGAAAGCGAAATTCCAAGATCGAAAACATGCAGTGATTTTACTTGGTTCGTTGGCCAGTGTAAGGCTTGTGAACGCCATCGACGAAGAAGAAGACGGTGGGGTAGCCCTGGACATCGTACTCATGCGCCAACTCGTTCTCGACGGTTGCGTCGACCTTGGCCAGAACAACGCCATCGGGCTTGAGCTCGGTGGCGGCCGCGGCGTACTCGGGCGCGAGGGCCTGGCAGTGGCCGCACCAGGGGGCGTAGAACTCGACCAGGACGAAGCGGTTGTTCTCCACGACGGTGGTGAAGTTGCGCTCCTTCAAAACGACGACGTCCTTGTCGTCGACTTCGGGCTCCTTGAATGCCTCCTCGGTGGAGGAGTCAAAGCCGGAGAAGTCGCCAAAGTCGTCTTCGTCGTCGTCATCGTCGTTGAAGTGGTCGGGATCTGGGAAGTGGGCGCTGTGCGAAGGGGCGGCGACGTGATCGGGTTCCTCGAGGAAGCTGAGATCTTCATCGTCGTCGTTGTCGTTTTCCTTGTTTTTGTTGTCGTTTAGAGAGGGTTTGttggagagagagagggagagggAGGAAAAGAGAAGAAGAGTGGCGAGGGAGAACGAAACGACGAGTCGTTTACGAGTTAACATTGTGGATGAGATCAAGATCGATCGGAACGCCGGTGAAATATAGAAGAAATTGGAGTTTGTGAAGTAAATCAATTCACTGTATCAGTAGTCAACCTTTGACCATCATCCCTTTCTCTATCTCTTTCTTCACTATATCATATCATATAATgtaatacatattttatttcaatacaTTGTTTTGTTTATGAACTTTtgcactatttttttataaatatcatctttattttacaacataatatcatctaataataaaaattgtaaagagTTGTGTGTTTAGGTAATAATATGAGTGTGtcaatttaattaattagtagttacaaaatttaatatatgtttatttattttaatgattttgtttATGGAGTTTTGCATTGATGATTGTTTTGAtgtgtataaatatatttttgtgaaACCCTACACAATATCACCTAAAACTATACAATACAATATCGTGTATACAATATCGACTCCATTTTATATATCAATGATTTTTCTATGCATTTTGAAATGGTgtttaaagaaaagaatatcTCTGTATCCAAATATAAAACTAGGTCTTATTCTCTAAATTGAACACCTATGACAATTCTGTGagacaaattaattaatattaaattaaatttcctaaaaaaaatattttctaaaataaatattctttAAGTACAGATAAATATTCTAGATTacatctatacctatatataaaaggGATTTCCCTCTTAACTgctattgttttttttttctcattttatccttatattaatatctaattatattattatattatggaTATTGttgacattttttatttttttaaaaatatttagtatatgtggaggaacaattttaaattgaaatagaGGTTGGGGcagttttgaattgaaagagtgGTTACTTTTTTAAAAACGGTTGCATAGAAAGATGAATGTCTCTTCAAATTTgagagtaaaaaatatattagtggAAATACTGGAGAAGATTAGTGGTTTTGAATGGTAAGAGtggttaattttaaaaaacagttgCATAAAAAGAGGGAATGTCTCTTCAAatttgagagagagaaaaatattatagaagATACGCAAGGGAGTGCTGCTAAAAAAGATATTATTGATTCAATTTCCCTTTCTTGATTTCTGTTCAGTTTTAGATTTTCCTTCATATCTTCATCTTCACCCCTTTAAAGGAATTAAATTGTTAGCGGTTGTTTGACATGTCTATGAAGAATGCTCACATTTTTTAAGGAGGCCTTTGCTATTTGTCGTTAATGGTGAAAACTGACTTTTGTCTGGTTTTGGTATCTCTTTCATGTTGGGAAAAAcaggtaattttcccactaaagcaaaaccctaacagagctacctgacaaataatattgaataaataaagtggaataataaaagagataaagaggaaaaaaacacacaagaaaattgttaacggagttcggccaatttagcctaatctccgagcacagcaaaatagccctcaaacctcctcccaaacaatgaactcactgatgtgggacttgggattaagccaaaatcaacaaatctccaccttgacttAATTTCAAGTTCCACCTaatacaaatcttctcaaaacataacaaaaacaaactttgcagtgcttcaaatttgcgcctccgggcgccaacttcaaatgtgcaagatattaaccaagtctaaccaatgttcaaacttggtccttgtaaccaccttggtgagcatatctgcaggattctccgtagtgtgaatcttctggagaacaatctcctcttcttcgagaatctcacgcacaaagtgataatgaacatcaatgtgcttcgtccgtgcatgaaagacttgattctttgctaaatgaataacACTTTGACTGTtagaatataactcaagttgtttctgaccaactcccaagtctttaagcaacccatgaagccaaattgcttccttcacaacctctgtaatcgccatatactttgcctctgtcgtagacaaagccaccgtagactgcaaggtagacttccaactaactgtcgcttttgctaaagtgaacaaatagccagttgtagaccgtcgcttatccaaatcacctgcataatcagaatcacaatatccaactatgcattgaccaagtgattcatcttgctcaaatgtcaatccaacatctaaggtattttggaggtaccgtagaatccatctcacagcttgccaatgTGCCTTGCCCGGATtatgcatgtacctgctaacaacactcacagcctgtgaaatatctggtcttgtacacaccattgcatacatcaagcttccaactacatttgcatatgggactttcaccatgtattctcgttcttcatcagtcgtcggagataaacagctactcaatttcaaatgaggagcaagtggggtacttacaggttttgtatcttcgtgtataccaaaacgttgtaataccttctgcaaatactgcttctgtgacagccaaagttttcccctctctctgtccctgtttatctccatgccgagaatcttcttggcttcccccaaatccttcatctcgaactttttactcaactgagcctttaacctgtcaatctcaacttggctctttgctgcaatcagcatatcatcaacatataagagtaagtaaatgtaggaaccatcttcaagtctgcgcaaatacacacagtgatcatatttgcttctcttgtacttctgatccttcatgaacttatcaaatcgtttgtaccactgtctcggagattgtttcagtccgtacaacgatttgctaagtttacaaacccaatcttctttaccatcaaccttgtatccttctggttgagtcatatagatttcctccttcaaatcaccgtgtaggaacgcaatctttacatcaagttgagcaagctccaaattcaactgtgctaccaatgctaacaaaattcgaatggaggaatgtttaacaactggagaaaatacctcattataatcagttccctccctctgagcaaagcctttagcaaccaaccttgccttctagcgaacatcttctttattaggaaatccttctttctttgcaaatacccatttgcacccaattgcattcttaccttttggtaattgtgccaacttccacgtcttgttcttcttcaaagactgcatctcctcttccatcgcacctgcctaattaccactctctgaactcagaatggcttctgggtaagtggatggaatgtcatcaacaactggaagtgcataggcaaccatatccatgaaacgagcaggcttctgaatatctcgtctctgtcttctaactgcaattggcgctgattgctgttgagattcttgggtaggaacctcttcctcatctgactcttcttctgccataggagagtcacttgtggtatttcgtgttgggatcaccactgtcggctcaaactccacctgctttcGGGCACATTCCacctgttgtggagtactatcagctccttctggatttaccttctttaacatggaagattcatcaaaggtaacatccctgttgataatcgtcttctttgcctctaaacaccacaaacggtatctcttcactccaggactaaagcccatgaaaagagcattctttgcccgtggatccaactttgattcaatcacatgataatatgcaatagaaccaaaaacatgcaaagaatcataatcagttgcaggttttccagaccatacctctaacggggttttgccatctatagcagatgatagcaaacgattgacgagatgttgagcgtatgtcacagcctcagcccaaaattctctgcctaactcagcattagacaacatacaacgaactttctccacaagtgtcttgttcatacgctctgacaccccattctgctgtggtgtttttctaacagtgaagtgtcgaactatgccacaatcttggcataccttcaggaacgtatcactcttgtattctcctccattgtctgttcggagaaccttaatcttccttcctgtctggttttcaacttgagcttttcacttaaggaaaatttcaagcacatcatttttgttcttcatagtaaacacccaaactctcctggaaaaatcatccacaaaagtgacaaaataatgcctacctccgattgacggagtcttggcaggtccccacacatctgaaagcacataatccagaatacccttggtattgtgaattgtagtgccaaacttcactcttcattgttttcccataacacaatgctcacaaaattcaagtttgcaagccttcgtacctttcaacaatccctgcttggtaagaatttgcaaggatttctctccagcatgtcccaacctcatatgccacaacttcgttgcctcagcatccttcttagagTTAGAAGTTGTTgtcgctactgtccccaccactgtattaccttggtagtaatacatattgttcttcctcacgcctttcaacatcaccagtgctcctgaagttgctttaagaattccatctcgcatcgtcacaaccAGGCCTTTAGactctaaagcccccaatgagatgagatttttcttcaactttggcacgtaccgtacatcccgcaaaattctggtggatccatcatgattccgcagctTGATTGAACATATCCCaactgtcttacatggattatcattacccatgtaaacaaccccgccatcacGTTCTTGAAATTTAAAGAACtattcccgaatgggacacatatgataggtacaacctgaatccaatattcACTCATCTAGATATGATGATgttgaaagcgagacaattaaagagatatctgattccacatcacttttgcattctgcaacatttgcaacTTGCAGagccttccctttcttctgcagttttggacagtctttctcctctacctcttttggtttctctccttcaatagcaatatcaagatcctgctgaaaaagagagtcAAAGACCTCTTCTTTCCACATGCCAAAatgtccagtgccatcaaatatttccaccgccaatttcaaagtggacactgggaacctcgaccatgataacgaggagcccgacactctggatacatctttcgcttcttcttcttgatttgccattacaaactcaaaatataatattcaatattacaaataatttcaaacaacccaagggcgaaccttcgactcttgataccacttgttgggaaaaacgggtaatttttccactaaaacaaaaccctaacagagctacccaacaaataatattgaataaataaagcggaataataaaagagataaagaggaaaaaaacacaccagaaaattgttaacggagtttggccaatttagcctaatctccgagcacaacAAAATAGCccgcttttattattatgggagaagatattacaaattgggatatataatagtgaaggaggagaggttaatttataaccctcaaacctcctcccaaacaatgaactcaccgatgtgggacttgagattaagccaaaatcaacatttCAGTGTATTTATCAATGGTTTAATGTTTGGTAAGCATCACCAGGTTTCTCTCAAGGATGCTGCCAACTCGACTGATGAATCAGTGTTTCGTCCAAAACCCTTTTAAAAAGGTGATTGTTGTTACTCAAATACTGACTTCTATTACTTGATTTCTAGGCAGAGTTAACTCCAGATTTCTATTCCAACAAGCGTCCTCTCAGTGAAAGGGTATAAAATGACAAATGTAATTGGTTTGTGACTATTTTTGTGACCATTTTTGCATGGTACCTTTCTTTAACCAGAGATATTCTCTTCTGGTAACATTACCACAATCCAAGATTGAGCACCCTTCTCAAAATGGTCTTGAGAATGACAACAACCGATAATAtaatatctatacctatatataaaggggattccctcTTTAATTGCTCTCaaattttttcctattttatccttagattaatatttggttttatttcattattttggttATTGCGTCATTTTctactatttaaaaatatttgaaatagatTATcgattttgaattgaaagatatgatttattttgaaattgcaTAAATGAGGGAGTGTCTGTTAAAATTATGAGATAAACAAATATTAGGAAACGTGAGTAGTGGACAAAGTAGTGACAACAATTTTGAAATGTAACATCTTCTTTTAACttctttcataaatattttaactccCCACTTTGCGTTAACCTCCACTATTCCCCTTTAACTGTTAACTCCTTATTTTGAGTCCTTTAACAATGCTCCCCTTTAACTCTTTATTTTAAGTCACTAACACCCAATCTTCTTCGGagaaattattacttttatttttcggAGAATAAGAAGAAGGCGAAAGAAAGATAAGTGTTCTTCTATATGTTCCTTATTTTTGTTAGTAtgtttcctcttaacagagaGTGACGAAGACGAAGAATGGTTCCGATGGACTTATTGGAAAGAAGGCTTAACATATGCAATTCAAAGGTACCATCACTGAGTCAACCACCTAATTGAAAGGGAGACAGGCGCAACTCTCCGTGACTCTCATTGGTGCACGCTACTCCGCTCCAATTGGTGCACGTTACTACCGCTTACTAATGCCATAACAACTCCCCTTTCTATTTTTTGTAGTTGTTTTTGTTcgttcttttataataatttattatttacatcTTTGTCTTCTCTTCCAATTTATTATTTacctctctcttttctttctgttggttcttctata
Encoded here:
- the LOC137810634 gene encoding protein disulfide isomerase-like 1-4 produces the protein MLTRKRLVVSFSLATLLLFSSLSLSLSNKPSLNDNKNKENDNDDDEDLSFLEEPDHVAAPSHSAHFPDPDHFNDDDDDEDDFGDFSGFDSSTEEAFKEPEVDDKDVVVLKERNFTTVVENNRFVLVEFYAPWCGHCQALAPEYAAAATELKPDGVVLAKVDATVENELAHEYDVQGYPTVFFFVDGVHKPYTGQRTKDGIVTWIKKKIGPGVSNITTVDEAEGILTAESKVVLGFLNSLVGAESDELAAASKLEDGVNFYQTVVPDVAKLFHIDASVKRPALILLKKEEEKLNHFDGKFVKSEIAEFVSSNKLPLVTTFTRESAPVIFESEIKKQLLLFATSNDTEKFLPVFKESAKHFKGKLIFVLVEVDNEDVGKPVADYFGITGDGPKVLAYTGNDDGRKFVLDGEVTVDKIKAFGNDFLEDKLKPFLKSDPVPQSNDGDVKIVVGNNFDEIVLDESKDVLLEIYAPWCGHCQSLEPTYNKLAEHLRSIESIVIAKMDGTTNEHPRAKADGFPTLLFYPAGNKSSDPIPVDVDRTVVAFYKFLRKHASIPFKLQKPATTSKPSSESSDVKESQSSSTDVKDEL